A stretch of Microbulbifer bruguierae DNA encodes these proteins:
- a CDS encoding pyridoxamine 5'-phosphate oxidase family protein: protein MTEQNKLQTQNPKTNDGADLVAEVRDFIASRKLLNLASLAAGGHPHASTAPFLAADGNFYLFISDLSEHAANLKANRKASVIFNADEADTKQAFARLRVTFNVEAGLIGREAPLWQERIEQLREKFGPVMDHLKGLEDFHLFELKPSAGRYVKGFGQAYALEGLEKQVALHLKDGHKEKKIDAA, encoded by the coding sequence ATGACAGAACAGAACAAACTTCAAACCCAGAATCCCAAAACCAACGACGGTGCCGACCTGGTGGCCGAGGTGCGCGATTTCATCGCCAGCCGCAAGCTGCTGAACCTGGCGAGCCTGGCCGCTGGCGGGCATCCACATGCGAGCACCGCGCCATTTCTGGCCGCAGATGGCAACTTTTACCTCTTTATTTCCGATCTTTCCGAGCATGCGGCCAACCTGAAAGCGAACCGTAAGGCTTCTGTGATATTTAATGCAGATGAAGCGGATACCAAGCAGGCGTTTGCGCGTTTGCGGGTGACGTTCAATGTTGAGGCGGGCCTGATCGGCCGTGAGGCGCCTCTTTGGCAGGAGCGCATTGAACAACTGCGGGAGAAGTTCGGACCGGTGATGGATCACCTGAAAGGACTGGAAGACTTCCACCTGTTTGAGCTAAAGCCCAGCGCCGGACGCTATGTCAAAGGCTTCGGCCAGGCCTACGCACTGGAAGGTCTGGAGAAACAGGTAGCCCTGCACCTGAAAGATGGCCACAAGGAAAAGAAAATCGACGCAGCCTGA
- the hutX gene encoding heme utilization cystosolic carrier protein HutX, whose translation MQEKVQELLASESGFTLEQMAQQLDTSVREIIANLPSEMASLAASDAVWQLIEELPSWGKVTTIVQNEGSVFEFKGEFPKGSIAHGYYNFMHHKNPFHGHLLVDGLTEVAFVSKPHRGAESHSMVFLAPSGNCVFKVFLGRDAERKLIPDQIERFKALKQQLAGAGAKNS comes from the coding sequence ATGCAGGAAAAAGTACAGGAACTGCTGGCCAGTGAATCCGGTTTTACCCTGGAACAAATGGCGCAACAACTCGACACCAGTGTGCGTGAAATCATTGCCAACCTGCCATCCGAGATGGCCTCGCTCGCCGCCAGCGACGCCGTGTGGCAGCTGATTGAAGAGCTACCCAGCTGGGGCAAGGTCACCACCATCGTGCAGAACGAGGGATCGGTATTCGAGTTCAAGGGGGAATTCCCCAAAGGCAGCATTGCCCACGGGTACTACAACTTTATGCACCACAAAAACCCTTTCCACGGCCACCTGCTGGTTGACGGCCTAACTGAAGTGGCTTTTGTGAGCAAACCCCACCGCGGCGCCGAAAGTCACTCCATGGTTTTCCTGGCGCCCAGCGGTAACTGTGTATTCAAGGTATTTCTGGGCCGGGATGCAGAGCGCAAGCTAATTCCGGATCAGATCGAGCGATTTAAAGCATTGAAACAGCAGCTGGCAGGTGCCGGCGCTAAGAATTCCTAA
- a CDS encoding TonB-dependent hemoglobin/transferrin/lactoferrin family receptor: MGQFKTLKFHPLAAAILVLGTSNLMAQTDNGEQPVIQFGEVVVAADRNPATKEKDATTVVVERTQLEEQQPESIAQALKYEPNIQVEGGPRYSNQAPNIRGLSGVRVLQTIDGARQNFNSGHRGTYQLDPELLKQVEVKKGPASSLWGSGAIGGVVAMSTKSAADLLKSGDAVGGYLKQELGSNGSSSETTAAIYGVSGEFDYLVNGSVSDHDNVEIGGGEELENSASENTALLARGGFNISDNQRVDLSLRHNNREEGVPSNPNANVGTSSPLVERDITDQNVTANYWVQALEGKHTSRLTIFRNDTQFEEFRPTQGETGQNDNTEVSTTGIAITNATDGLGAQWVYGLDWYQDEVTTVRDGDNRPQNLNADTDVLGLYAQAAFTFADAFTLTPGVRYDRFEANSQQLVDSTREDTAVSPAIAASVKATEWLNLSASYAKAFRAPGVEEMYTQGTHYAYGDFSFMGMGFLANTFIPNPDLKAEEAQNAELRADVAFSGLATDSDQLTASATVFRNRVDNFIEQVVINPHFMFGFPMNTTYLNVDEAELKGFELSANYLVNDLEVGASYGQTEGKDLSDDSYLSSIPADKFVLDLGYYFLQRDLKTGLRTSVVSAQDQLPAEETREYDSYTLADAYVTWEPATGNLNGLKLGLALDNLADEEYRVAFQELYMPGRNIKLSASYRF; the protein is encoded by the coding sequence ATGGGCCAATTCAAGACTCTGAAATTTCATCCGCTCGCAGCAGCAATACTGGTACTGGGTACCAGCAACCTGATGGCACAGACTGATAACGGCGAACAACCGGTGATCCAGTTCGGTGAAGTGGTTGTCGCCGCGGACCGAAATCCCGCCACCAAAGAAAAGGACGCCACCACCGTGGTTGTGGAGCGGACACAGCTGGAAGAGCAGCAGCCGGAATCCATCGCCCAGGCGCTGAAATACGAACCCAACATCCAGGTTGAAGGCGGCCCCCGCTACTCCAACCAGGCACCGAATATCCGCGGTCTCTCCGGCGTGCGCGTACTGCAAACCATCGACGGCGCCCGCCAGAATTTCAATTCTGGCCACCGCGGCACCTACCAGCTGGACCCGGAACTGCTGAAACAGGTAGAAGTAAAAAAAGGCCCCGCCTCCAGCCTGTGGGGCTCCGGCGCCATCGGCGGTGTGGTGGCCATGTCCACCAAGAGCGCCGCGGACCTGCTGAAAAGCGGCGACGCTGTGGGTGGCTACCTGAAGCAGGAACTTGGCAGCAACGGTAGCTCCAGTGAAACCACCGCCGCGATTTACGGCGTGTCCGGCGAGTTTGATTACCTGGTAAACGGCTCTGTTTCCGATCACGACAATGTGGAAATCGGTGGCGGCGAAGAACTGGAAAACAGCGCCAGCGAAAACACCGCCCTGCTCGCCCGTGGCGGCTTCAACATCAGCGACAATCAGCGCGTCGATCTCTCTCTCCGCCACAACAACCGGGAAGAAGGCGTTCCCTCCAACCCCAACGCCAATGTCGGCACCAGCTCTCCACTGGTGGAGCGCGACATCACCGACCAGAACGTGACCGCCAACTACTGGGTGCAAGCGCTGGAAGGCAAACACACTTCCAGGCTCACGATTTTCCGCAACGACACCCAATTCGAAGAGTTCCGCCCGACTCAAGGTGAGACCGGCCAAAACGACAACACCGAAGTCTCCACTACCGGGATTGCCATCACCAATGCCACCGACGGCCTCGGCGCCCAGTGGGTCTACGGCCTCGACTGGTACCAAGATGAGGTGACCACCGTCCGCGATGGCGACAATCGCCCACAAAACCTGAACGCGGACACCGACGTACTCGGCCTTTACGCCCAGGCCGCCTTCACCTTTGCCGACGCCTTCACCCTGACCCCGGGCGTACGCTACGACCGTTTTGAAGCCAACAGCCAGCAACTGGTGGACTCCACCCGCGAAGACACCGCGGTCTCCCCGGCCATCGCCGCGTCGGTAAAAGCCACCGAATGGCTGAACCTGAGTGCCAGCTACGCCAAGGCCTTCCGCGCACCCGGTGTTGAAGAGATGTACACCCAGGGCACTCACTATGCCTACGGCGACTTCAGTTTTATGGGTATGGGTTTTCTCGCCAACACCTTTATTCCCAATCCGGACCTGAAAGCGGAAGAAGCTCAAAACGCCGAACTGCGTGCCGACGTCGCATTCAGCGGCCTCGCCACCGATAGCGACCAGCTCACCGCCAGCGCCACGGTGTTCCGCAACAGGGTCGACAACTTTATCGAGCAGGTAGTGATCAATCCGCACTTTATGTTCGGCTTCCCCATGAACACCACCTACCTGAACGTGGATGAAGCAGAACTGAAAGGCTTCGAATTGAGCGCGAATTACCTGGTCAACGACCTGGAAGTGGGCGCAAGCTACGGCCAGACGGAAGGCAAGGACCTGTCCGATGACAGCTACCTGAGCAGTATCCCCGCCGACAAATTCGTACTGGACCTGGGCTACTACTTCCTGCAGCGCGACCTGAAAACCGGCCTGCGCACCTCGGTGGTCTCCGCCCAGGATCAATTGCCGGCTGAAGAAACCCGCGAGTACGACAGCTACACCCTGGCCGATGCCTACGTGACCTGGGAACCCGCCACTGGCAACCTGAACGGCCTGAAATTGGGCCTGGCCCTGGACAACCTGGCAGACGAGGAATACCGGGTCGCCTTCCAGGAACTGTATATGCCCGGGCGCAACATTAAACTGTCTGCGAGCTACCGTTTTTGA
- a CDS encoding energy transducer TonB, whose translation MNLRLTVMVICSLALHGWLLWAAPAPAVTAPSGSVALKLGQLKLAAQPPEVQPETAVQATAIEPVKPEPVKKIEPSKPKKKTPEQVQPVGQVPVQPIVQPVDQPDVAPLPGAETPSASAAAVNTQVATAPQSRQQSVGDEPVLVERPAFARPPAAPVYPELARQRRQQGTVIVEVRLDRNGAQVIRRLLQSSGVDSLDEAALQAVESWHFLPYKENGRARLSRVRLPIRFSL comes from the coding sequence GTGAACTTGCGCCTGACAGTGATGGTGATCTGCTCGCTCGCCTTGCACGGGTGGCTGCTGTGGGCTGCGCCGGCACCGGCAGTGACGGCACCTTCCGGGTCGGTAGCGCTGAAGTTGGGGCAGTTAAAACTTGCGGCGCAGCCGCCCGAAGTACAGCCCGAGACGGCCGTGCAAGCGACAGCGATAGAGCCTGTTAAACCAGAGCCCGTTAAAAAAATCGAGCCGTCAAAGCCCAAAAAGAAAACGCCGGAACAAGTACAACCGGTGGGGCAGGTGCCAGTACAACCGATTGTCCAACCCGTTGATCAGCCGGACGTCGCGCCACTGCCGGGAGCAGAAACGCCATCAGCGTCCGCGGCCGCGGTGAATACCCAGGTTGCTACTGCTCCGCAGAGTCGCCAGCAAAGTGTGGGGGATGAGCCGGTATTGGTGGAGCGCCCCGCATTCGCCCGTCCGCCCGCAGCGCCGGTGTACCCGGAACTGGCGCGACAGCGCCGGCAGCAGGGCACCGTGATCGTAGAGGTGCGGCTGGACCGCAATGGCGCTCAGGTGATTCGGCGGTTGTTGCAGTCCTCCGGGGTAGACAGTCTCGATGAGGCGGCGCTGCAGGCCGTGGAGTCCTGGCATTTTCTGCCCTACAAGGAAAACGGGCGCGCGCGCCTGTCTCGAGTGCGCCTGCCCATCCGGTTTTCGCTGTAA
- a CDS encoding MotA/TolQ/ExbB proton channel family protein, which produces MFEHQTWSEFFAQLGPMGWPLLVVSAAALALLGERLWFLLITGHRGISGSFKRLQCTAQSGLDQLAQQCEGERALASRATALLLQHRNTEKKQREEVAAVWLQEQRRQLHSGLRLLMVIGIISPLLGLLGTVLGLIGMFAGLSGSHEAVTPALLADGLGMAMSTTAAGLIVALPAIAGAHLLAIWSDRTVADLEHLFNRGSLWLEGLDPCACKRVLAAREKGRNPTSNCDLAVPAA; this is translated from the coding sequence ATGTTCGAGCATCAAACCTGGTCAGAATTTTTCGCCCAGCTGGGGCCCATGGGCTGGCCACTGCTGGTTGTTTCTGCGGCGGCCCTGGCGCTGCTGGGAGAGCGCTTGTGGTTCTTGTTGATTACCGGCCATCGCGGTATCAGCGGTTCTTTCAAGCGGCTGCAGTGCACCGCTCAATCCGGTTTGGATCAGCTGGCACAGCAATGTGAAGGTGAGCGCGCGCTCGCCAGCCGCGCCACCGCACTGCTGCTGCAGCACCGCAATACAGAAAAAAAACAGCGCGAAGAGGTGGCGGCCGTCTGGCTTCAGGAGCAGCGCCGCCAGCTGCACAGCGGTCTGCGTCTGTTGATGGTCATTGGCATTATCAGCCCACTGCTGGGCTTGCTGGGTACGGTGCTGGGATTGATCGGCATGTTTGCCGGGCTCTCCGGCAGCCATGAGGCGGTGACCCCGGCGCTGTTGGCGGACGGCCTGGGAATGGCCATGAGCACCACCGCTGCGGGCCTGATTGTCGCGCTGCCGGCCATTGCCGGTGCGCACCTGCTGGCGATCTGGAGCGACCGCACCGTGGCAGATCTGGAGCACCTGTTTAACCGCGGCAGTCTCTGGCTGGAGGGGCTGGACCCCTGCGCCTGCAAACGGGTGCTGGCGGCGAGGGAAAAAGGGCGCAACCCGACATCAAATTGCGATCTGGCGGTACCCGCAGCGTGA
- a CDS encoding ExbD/TolR family protein: MININPPNRREFSLANLAPDLTPLLDIIFIVLVFLLLTANMRLTSLPMDLPASEHTAAAMPSDPLTVSLSNRGPDLWGIDDRGYSNQGEFEQALMAALLANPQRPVALASDRNVPVQRMLDLLALLQKEGVDVAEIALQPDSANQ, encoded by the coding sequence GTGATCAATATCAACCCGCCCAACAGACGAGAATTTTCGCTGGCCAATCTGGCGCCGGATCTGACTCCGTTGCTGGATATCATTTTTATCGTGCTGGTATTCCTGCTGTTGACCGCGAATATGCGCCTGACTTCCCTGCCGATGGACCTGCCGGCCAGTGAGCACACAGCCGCGGCCATGCCGTCTGACCCGCTGACCGTTTCCCTGTCCAATCGCGGCCCCGACCTGTGGGGTATCGATGATCGTGGCTACAGTAATCAGGGTGAGTTTGAGCAGGCGCTGATGGCCGCACTGCTGGCCAATCCCCAACGCCCGGTGGCCCTGGCCAGTGATCGCAATGTGCCGGTGCAGCGGATGCTGGATCTGCTTGCACTGTTGCAGAAAGAGGGCGTAGACGTGGCGGAGATCGCATTGCAGCCGGACTCAGCGAATCAATAA